One window from the genome of Cupriavidus metallidurans CH34 encodes:
- a CDS encoding YncE family protein, with the protein MFTRRTPREQQSLRYHGLSVLALLFAMLLDPAPCLSGTTTMPSRALPLQHVGDFRLPGGKTRWDYLSLDPTRSKLFIAHLGDSEIVVMDTKTKTIAATISNVGHVHGTLAIPELNRVYASATGTDEVVAIDASTFKIVARIPGGKYPDGIAYAPEVGKLYVSDEHGNTETVIDVRTNRRVATIELGGAVGNTQYDPVSKHIFVNVQGRQSLAEIDPQTDRVLDRIALPGAEGNHGLLIVPKFRLAFIVCEGIDRLLVMDLEAKRIVANFGVGGEPDVLGYDEDLGQVYVASESGVLSVFKVTATDVTKVAEGFVGANAHSLAVDPASHEIYLPLKNADHHPAMRVMRP; encoded by the coding sequence ATGTTCACAAGGCGCACCCCGCGAGAACAGCAATCGCTGCGATACCACGGCCTATCCGTTTTGGCACTCTTGTTTGCTATGTTGCTCGACCCAGCTCCCTGCCTGTCCGGTACGACGACGATGCCTTCTCGCGCCTTGCCGCTGCAACACGTAGGCGACTTTCGATTGCCGGGTGGGAAGACCCGATGGGACTATCTCAGCCTCGACCCGACCCGTTCCAAGCTATTCATTGCGCATCTCGGTGATAGCGAGATCGTCGTGATGGACACCAAGACGAAGACCATTGCGGCAACCATATCCAACGTGGGCCATGTGCATGGAACGCTCGCCATTCCCGAGCTCAATCGCGTGTACGCGTCGGCAACCGGAACCGATGAGGTCGTGGCAATCGATGCATCCACATTTAAGATCGTAGCCCGCATCCCAGGCGGCAAGTATCCTGACGGGATCGCCTATGCGCCAGAGGTTGGCAAGCTGTATGTCTCTGACGAGCATGGCAACACCGAAACCGTGATCGACGTCCGCACTAACCGGCGTGTGGCTACCATTGAGTTAGGCGGAGCCGTCGGGAACACGCAGTACGACCCCGTCTCAAAACACATCTTCGTGAACGTCCAGGGTCGCCAGTCTCTGGCCGAGATTGATCCGCAGACTGACAGAGTCTTGGATCGCATCGCGCTGCCGGGAGCAGAAGGCAACCACGGGTTGCTAATCGTGCCGAAGTTCCGGCTAGCGTTCATCGTCTGTGAGGGCATTGATCGCTTGCTAGTAATGGATTTGGAAGCCAAACGGATCGTCGCAAATTTCGGCGTCGGCGGGGAGCCGGATGTGCTGGGTTATGACGAAGATCTTGGCCAGGTGTATGTGGCAAGCGAGTCAGGCGTGCTGTCGGTTTTCAAGGTCACAGCTACAGACGTGACAAAGGTCGCGGAAGGCTTTGTCGGAGCGAATGCGCACAGCCTCGCCGTCGACCCCGCTTCGCATGAGATCTATCTTCCGCTG